A single genomic interval of Candidatus Palauibacter scopulicola harbors:
- a CDS encoding TraM recognition domain-containing protein, with translation MLLKNAWMQALLRRPAEAARRPERYMRPAVFICDEYQAFATVGQDDPSGDEKAFALTRQCRCVPVVATQSISSLRSVLPSGEAWRTLVQTLRTRIFLSLSDEASARIASEMCGSVMKTQASYTFTETTGRPEFSLLSGRAGGGRGTIGASKSFRRQREPVFTPREFGLLANYQAVCLPYDGISSLPATRVYLKPHYLPRETGYWRQREEGRI, from the coding sequence GTGCTGCTCAAGAACGCCTGGATGCAGGCGCTGCTCCGAAGGCCCGCCGAGGCCGCGCGCCGTCCCGAACGCTACATGCGGCCCGCCGTGTTCATCTGCGACGAGTACCAGGCGTTCGCCACCGTCGGGCAGGACGACCCATCCGGCGACGAGAAGGCGTTCGCGCTCACGCGCCAGTGCCGGTGCGTGCCCGTGGTGGCCACGCAGTCGATCTCCTCGCTCCGCTCCGTGCTCCCCTCGGGCGAAGCGTGGCGCACGCTCGTCCAGACGCTCCGCACCCGGATCTTCCTGTCGCTGTCCGACGAGGCGTCGGCGAGGATCGCGTCCGAGATGTGCGGCTCCGTCATGAAGACGCAGGCGTCCTACACGTTCACGGAGACCACGGGCAGGCCCGAGTTCTCGCTGCTCTCCGGCCGCGCCGGTGGCGGGCGCGGCACGATCGGCGCGAGCAAGTCGTTCCGCCGGCAGAGGGAGCCCGTGTTCACGCCGCGCGAGTTCGGACTCCTGGCCAACTACCAGGCCGTTTGCCTGCCCTACGACGGCATCAGCTCGCTTCCGGCCACCCGCGTCTACCTCAAGCCCCACTACCTGCCCAGGGAGACGGGCTACTGGCGGCAACGGGAGGAGGGCCGGAT